Genomic window (Prosthecochloris aestuarii DSM 271):
CGTACATCCAGTCTTCAACCACCTCGGCGGTCGCATCCCAGCCGAGAATCACATCCATCATCTTGGAAATGTCACCGGCCCCTTTGTAGCCATGGCGTTTCAGGCCCTCGAGCCATTTCGGATTGAGCAGACGGGAACGGAAAATATGCTTCGCCTCCTCGAAGGTTGTCCGAACCTTCACTCGCTCAGGGTCGGAACTGTCTCCAACAAGCGAGAATGGCAGTTCCCCCCGTTCCTGTTTGGCGGCCGTAATCAGTCCGCCATAATAGTTGTAGTAATCGGTGCAGGAAAACATATCGTACTCACGCGAGTCTTCGTTTTTCACCGTAGCATCGAGACGTGAAAGAACTTTTCTGAAGGTTGCCGGCTTCTGCCTGCCGTACGAACCGCGCCCGTAGGCATGAGATGAGTAGCGGACATAGTTATCTGCCAGGTCATCCTGCGACTCCCAGTTTTTCGACTCGATCAGCTCTTCGACACCAGCACCGTAGGTCCCCGGAGGACAGCCGAACACCCGGAATGTCGCCTCGCGCAGCGCTTCGTCTTCGCTCATGCCCTCCTTCCGGTATCCCTCGACATCGGCAAGCACATTGCGACGGATCAGGTTGATCTCCGGGGGCTCGTTGAGTGCTGCAACCATCTTCACGGCATCGTCGATACGCTCGACAAGCAACGGGAACGCATCGCGGAAAAAGCCGGAAATCCTCGGCATGATATCGAGCCTCGGCCATTTGAGTTCGCTGGAAGGAATGATTTCAAGGCCCGAAACGTAGCCGCTGCCTTTTTTCCAGACGGGGCGAACACCCATCAGGTAGAAGATTTCGGCAAGGTCATCCCCCCCTGAACGCATGGTTGCACCCCCGAAAAGGATAATACCAATGCTCCTCGGGTAGTCGCCATGCTCTTCGAGATAGCGCTCAACGAGGGCATCACCCAGGCTCATGCCGACCTTCCATGCCACCGGTGTCGGAATTTTCTGCGGATCCACCGAATAGAAATTGCGTCCTGTCGGAAGAATATCCGCCTGACCGCGCGTCGGCGCCCCTGACGGGCCAGCCTCCACATACCTCCCGGAAAACCCCTTGAGAGACGAGTCGATTTCATCACTCACCAGCCTGATGCGCGGTACCAGGTCGCTGCAGATGTAGCGAAGCCCCTCAAAAACATCCGCAGTCACCCCGCCCGGCATGGCTTGCCGTACCATATCCAGGGCATCCTCTCTGAACCCTTCCGCAGACAGCATGCGCACCATTTCGAGAGCTGACTCGTGCGCTTCGCGGATAACCTGACCTCCGGTTTTCCCTTCAGGCCCGTAGACCGGACGGCCCTTGTTCTGGTTCAGATCGTCGAGGTCGTAGCCTCGTGCCCGGAGAATGGACTCACGCAGCGAGGGAACCCCGCCCTGTTCGAGGCGTGTCATCTGCACCACAAGTTCGACAAGCCGGTCCCCTTCGGGAGAGAGTCCCAGCGTATGAAGACCGTCAGCAATCATAGTATCTGCTACCTCGTCGAGGTACGAATGAAGATCTTCGAGAAAGTGCTCGAAATCGGCCATCGCCGTCTCCCTGTCATACCCGGTATCCTTGTCGAGATCCGCTTCGACAAGAGCCTCCCAGATCATCGGCCTGAGCACATCGATTTTAGCGGGATCGCTCCTGCGCGCCTCGGCATAGTTACCGAGAAGGTTCTCGAGCGCCGCCATCTCCTCGTAGAGATCGGCATTGGTGAACACCGGCGTCAGATGGTCGACAATGCAGCAGTTCGAGCGCCGTTTTGCCTGGGTTCCCTCGCTCGGATCGTTGATGATATAGGGATAGATGTTGGGAAGATCCATGATCGCCAGGTCCGGGTAACACTCCTCCGACAGCCCGAGAGCCTTCCCCGGCAACCATTCCAGTGAACCGTGCTTGCCGACATGCATCACCGCGTCCGCCTTGAAAACGTCACGCATCCATCGATAATGAGCCAGATAATGATGCGGAGGCGGAATATCAGGATCGTGAACAAGCTGATCCTGACGTTCAAGCTTACCCCTTGGAGGCTGAATGGTCAGAAAAACGTTACCGTTGACGGTCCCGGGAAAGAGCAGCCTGCCTTCATGGACAAACAGATCACCCGGCATCTCTCCCCACTCATCATTCATCCTGCTGCTTACCTCGGAGGGAAGCGCATCGTGCCATGACTGATACTCCCCCGGACCGGCAGATGCCTCGGTCCGCCCGGCCATCTGTTCCGGGAGCAGCCACCGCTGGTCACAGGTCATCCTGTCGAGCAAATCCCTGGCAAGATCATCGCCGGTTGCATACCCCCTGTCGACCAAGTATCCCTCATCACCCATTCTCTCAAGAAGCAGCCGGATACTGTCGAAACTATCCAGACCGACCGCGCACCCGATGCGGTCGTTACGAGGAGGATAGTGGTGAAAAATGATCGCTATGCGCTTCTCCCTGTTCGGCTTGCGACGCAGCGCGGCCCAACGTATCGCCATGGACACAAGCTTTTGCACCCGCTCCTCAATCGGCATAATCTTCATCAACTCGGCGCCGGTCAGGGGATCGATGCCCGCCTGCTCACGGGTCGCGAAAGGCACGGTGATCAACGCCCCGTCGAATTCAGGCTGGGCAGCAGAAAAAGAGACCTCCATCGTCCCGAGTCCCTGAACGCTTTGCTTCCACTCCTCAAATGACTGAAACGTCGTCATCGCCTGGAGAAACGGCACGTCAAGTCCTGGCAGAATGTCACAGTAATCGGGAGCATTCAGGGTAAGAGAAAACATAAGCGGATTGATAAGCACATCGATCCGGCTCTTACCGGAACTGTCCTTGAAAAAGGTATCGGCCACATAGTCCGAACCCCTGTTGTCACGCATAGCGTCGCGGTAACGCAAGTGGAAGACAGCGATGACGTTGGCGCCTTGTCGCTCGATCTCACGAATCAGGCAATCGTAGGCCGCAAGGTCTCCATCAACATAATAACTTTGATAAAACCAGAGCCCGACTGTCGGTTTCGAAGGATCAACGTGCTTCTCGATATAGCCCTCGATATCATCATAGGCAAAAAAATCCGGATGATAGACTCCTTCGTGGGGAAGCTTGCGAGGAGGAAGCGCAGGGTACTCCGTCCCGAAAAGATGGTTGTGGAGAAACACCAGCATGTTCCTGAAATTTTCCCGTCCACCGTTAAGCAGATATCGCTGAAGCGTCTCTCCGGCTTCAGTACCGAACAACGCGCTGTGCTCACGGGCAAGTTCCATTGCTTCGTCATCGCCTCCTGCAGATTGAATAATCAGCAATGGCACTCCCTCTCCGGCTTTCTTTCGTTCCTCACAAGCCTCAAAAAACGCGTCGAACGCAGGAAAAGAAGCCTTTCCCCCCATAAGGCGGACAATCACGATGTCAGAGCAGGCGGCAAGCCGTGCAAACTCACCAATCTGGACCGGTGAAGTAAGCTGTGAACGCACTCGAGCAAAAACATCCACCGCTCCGCCATCACTGATGTACTCACGAACACCGGCACTGAATGAAGGAACCTCTGAATGGTTTATGGTGAAATAGCAAAGGCAATAAGGTTTCATACGACGATGTCTCCTGTTTGAACGCAAAAATCAACTATGGTACGATACAGTTCGCAGAAAAGTCGCTCGCCATTTCCTCGGTTATACAGAAGTCGTGAAGGGCACTCACCTGGACAACGCCCCTCAAGCGGGCAATCCGAGCAACCGGCTTCGTCCACAACCGAAGACATCAGAGGAGAGCTGTGCTCCCGGAAACAAACATCCTCAAGCTGACCCAGATAGCAAGACGGATCGCCCATGGTCTGCGTGCAAGGATACAAATAACCTTCAGGTGTTACCGCAAGACTCGAACCGCACGATGCCGCACAGTAATGCCCCCGGGAACCCTTAAAAAACGCCTGACGCACGAGCAGCTCTTCACGAAGCTCGAGAGGACGCCTTCGTTCACGGTTCAACAAACGAATTGTTTCAAGCAGCTTCCAGACGCCCGACCTCAGCTCCGGCTCTGCAGGAAGTCCGCACAGGCCGCTTTGCCCGGCCCGCCCCTTTTTGACAAGCAGATCCAGCGCAATACCTGATGCCATGGAAAAGCCGTGCAAACTCATCGGAAGCAATTGAAGCTTCGTGACATTGCAATCAGAAACGACGGTCGTCACCCTGAAAGGAACCCCCTCATCTTCCAGAAGTCTCAACGCCCTGTAGGTTGCCGCACTGCCCCCCCTGAGCTCCTCCTGAAGACGAGGCGGACCGTCAAGACTAAGCCCTATGCTGACACCGTAACCGTTCAGCGACCTGATCATCTCCCGGTCAAGCAAGACCCCGTTGGTCTGCAACGATACAAAAGCCGGAATCCCCTTTTTACGAATCAGTTCCATAACAGCAAAGATCGTATCCGGCGCAAGCAAAGGCTCCCCGCCTGACAACTGAATGTGAAACGGCTTACCTGATGCAGCCACAAGTCCGACCGCCTGCTCGGCTGTCTGAAGACTCATTGCCGCTCCGTCGTGCCGACACGCGTTCTCATAAC
Coding sequences:
- the cobN gene encoding cobaltochelatase subunit CobN, coding for MKPYCLCYFTINHSEVPSFSAGVREYISDGGAVDVFARVRSQLTSPVQIGEFARLAACSDIVIVRLMGGKASFPAFDAFFEACEERKKAGEGVPLLIIQSAGGDDEAMELAREHSALFGTEAGETLQRYLLNGGRENFRNMLVFLHNHLFGTEYPALPPRKLPHEGVYHPDFFAYDDIEGYIEKHVDPSKPTVGLWFYQSYYVDGDLAAYDCLIREIERQGANVIAVFHLRYRDAMRDNRGSDYVADTFFKDSSGKSRIDVLINPLMFSLTLNAPDYCDILPGLDVPFLQAMTTFQSFEEWKQSVQGLGTMEVSFSAAQPEFDGALITVPFATREQAGIDPLTGAELMKIMPIEERVQKLVSMAIRWAALRRKPNREKRIAIIFHHYPPRNDRIGCAVGLDSFDSIRLLLERMGDEGYLVDRGYATGDDLARDLLDRMTCDQRWLLPEQMAGRTEASAGPGEYQSWHDALPSEVSSRMNDEWGEMPGDLFVHEGRLLFPGTVNGNVFLTIQPPRGKLERQDQLVHDPDIPPPHHYLAHYRWMRDVFKADAVMHVGKHGSLEWLPGKALGLSEECYPDLAIMDLPNIYPYIINDPSEGTQAKRRSNCCIVDHLTPVFTNADLYEEMAALENLLGNYAEARRSDPAKIDVLRPMIWEALVEADLDKDTGYDRETAMADFEHFLEDLHSYLDEVADTMIADGLHTLGLSPEGDRLVELVVQMTRLEQGGVPSLRESILRARGYDLDDLNQNKGRPVYGPEGKTGGQVIREAHESALEMVRMLSAEGFREDALDMVRQAMPGGVTADVFEGLRYICSDLVPRIRLVSDEIDSSLKGFSGRYVEAGPSGAPTRGQADILPTGRNFYSVDPQKIPTPVAWKVGMSLGDALVERYLEEHGDYPRSIGIILFGGATMRSGGDDLAEIFYLMGVRPVWKKGSGYVSGLEIIPSSELKWPRLDIMPRISGFFRDAFPLLVERIDDAVKMVAALNEPPEINLIRRNVLADVEGYRKEGMSEDEALREATFRVFGCPPGTYGAGVEELIESKNWESQDDLADNYVRYSSHAYGRGSYGRQKPATFRKVLSRLDATVKNEDSREYDMFSCTDYYNYYGGLITAAKQERGELPFSLVGDSSDPERVKVRTTFEEAKHIFRSRLLNPKWLEGLKRHGYKGAGDISKMMDVILGWDATAEVVEDWMYERVAGKYVLDEEMKRWMQEVNPYARQNILDKLLEAISRGMWNATEEMKLRLQEEYLETEGEIEEINE
- a CDS encoding radical SAM/SPASM domain-containing protein produces the protein MSRREISYLILVVTRSCNLSCVYCYENACRHDGAAMSLQTAEQAVGLVAASGKPFHIQLSGGEPLLAPDTIFAVMELIRKKGIPAFVSLQTNGVLLDREMIRSLNGYGVSIGLSLDGPPRLQEELRGGSAATYRALRLLEDEGVPFRVTTVVSDCNVTKLQLLPMSLHGFSMASGIALDLLVKKGRAGQSGLCGLPAEPELRSGVWKLLETIRLLNRERRRPLELREELLVRQAFFKGSRGHYCAASCGSSLAVTPEGYLYPCTQTMGDPSCYLGQLEDVCFREHSSPLMSSVVDEAGCSDCPLEGRCPGECPSRLLYNRGNGERLFCELYRTIVDFCVQTGDIVV